The DNA sequence AATCCCTCAGGGAATACCCACCATGATGATGGTGCTTATACCAACCACACTGATGGACCTGGATTCAGTCATAATCTGTATAATGCAGAATGTCTCCTTCCTTTCAGCAAAGTGCAGAATTAAAGCTGAGTGGTCATTAGTATTAACACTAGAATATAGTCTGGCTACAGCACATAGGACTGGACACACATTTGAAACCGGACATGGCCATAGGTTTTAAACAATGTATAGCAACAAGACAATATACTTATAAATAAAGCTCATCTCCAGactggaaaaaaaagttgtattgCATAACATAGTAGTTGCTGTTATTGGATCTCTGTTAAGTACTGCTCACAAACAGGTCTTACTTTTAGTAATAATGACTATTTgctaaattatttttttatttcttttacagcAGTGCACGTTTTGGACACTGGCACAAAAATAAGTCTCCAACAGAATATCGCACTGGACCTCGActtattgtttttgtgattgGTGGGGCGTCCCACTCCGAGATGCGTTCTGCTTATGAAGTCACTCGTGCCACTGATGGGAAATGGGAAGTGTTGATCGGTAAGCAATCGCTGTTTAAAAGGCTGTGGTTCTCGTATCTGCCTCCTCCAGAAATTAAGCATTcagtatttcttttcttttttcaaatgtattcatccctctcttcttaaCAGGGTCCTCTCACATCCTGACTCCAACCAGCTTCCTCAATGACCTCAAGAGTCTGGACCAAGTTCCTAATCCCGATTGTTAGATAGCGAACAGGGAGGAGCACACTGGAACAAGGGTTTAGTCTCTTACTTCAGATTATCGGGTCATCTGACGAGAAATATGAAGAGAAATTTTAGATGTAGCCATGGAGGGAAACATTTGTGAATCATAATTTTATTTTAGCGcgttatttttatcatttattttgtcatgtGGGATCTGTACACTGCTGTGATTGACACtgtattaaaatatttaatagaaTTGCTAATATTTAGATTATTGTACTATTCTCATTCAAAATCGTATTTTTGTTACTGTGTTATATTTGATTTCCCTAATTTTGTACTCAAAATCTGCATAATTTCCACAAAACTGGATCATCTCACACCAAAAATCTTATTCAAGTTTATGTACATAGGTCAATGGATGTTTGCGTTGTTAATTTAGTGACATTAATTCTGTGAAatctctcccccttcctcttGGAAATTGAATCTCAGCCAAAATGTCTCAACTGCTGTCGTATGATATCTTGCACATTCATAATATGCTTATATATTCCTGGGAGCAAGTGTGGTgggtgtttgtttctttgttgttaAAAATGAGTTATTAAAGAAACATAAGATTGACTTTAATTTATGTCTCGTGTGTAGTGTTTCAGAGGACTTTAAATGGGCATAATAAATTGTGTAAAAAAGAATGTAACCACCATATTAATATCTCATTTGCTTGCCCCTTGATTGaatatattcaaatgtattttatccaCAACTATATTCAGTTGATCTAACAAGTCtattaatctgattattttatataaatatattcaatttgaccctcagtaaaatgtaaacactttGATCAATATGTATTTtgattgaaatataaaataatatgaatatataaaataattactACCATGATTCAATATaattttcacctttttctttaatacatttgtgtttttttagtttCGGCTGAAATGAACCCACAgtgcaaatgtaaaaatatccaTCTCTGTATTTTCCTTCCTTCACCTTTTATTGAGAGCGAGGCAGACTCACAGAAACAAAGTTTAAATGAAGTGTTAGGCCATAACGCAGAGCATGTATACCGACCTATCAGTGTAAAAGATGATCCCCTCCATGCTGaggattatgttttcatctgggaTTACAGATGGTAATATTAACAACGGCACACCGGCTGGGGTCTTAATGGCAATGGGTTAATACTCAGCACTTAAGTCTATTTAAAAGCCTTGCACCAAGCCACATCCAGAACTCATTTGGAGCAGCATCGATTGGGATCACAGATGCCAAGGCATACATAGACAGTAGTTCTGTTCAGGACGTAGTGAATGAATCTCCACTGATGACAGGAAATACTCTTGTGTAACTTTCTGTAAAGTTTCTCAGTTCATATAGTTTTCATTCAGGaacctttttccattttttggtATAATTTTTCATAATGGCAGCTGCTGAAATGGACTCGAATGCAGAAGCTACCAGCAACGTGCTGGTAGGTCCTTTGGAACGTAACATTCACTTTTAACTTGAATGTTGTGTTCTTCTTGTAAAGTATTAAGcattgattatttttaaatagatgATTGTATATAAATTCTAGTCTGTGGTTAAAAAATTGAAAatttattatgttgtttttatgcttTTCCTGCAATTTGTTGACAGTGTAATATATTGTTGAATTTTGACGTTACATTCATGTTTTACATTGAGTGTTTAGAAAGGaattcattttctgtgattATATATATTGGGCAATAAGCCACAATTGTTTTGGTCAAAAGATTCAATTGTCAAGGAGAAAAACTTTGTCTATAAATTGTGATGGTTGTACTTACATTATTTCATTCTCTGCTAAATCTTTTGTCCAATGTtccacagaaatctccagaacAGGATGAGATCATGAACATCATGAGTCTGTCACAGCGTGGACGAATGGATGAACAACGCTGCACCTTGAGTCCTGCTAAAACTGCACAAATCAAAACTACACCTGCTGGTAGAAAGATTGGATGCATTAGATACTATCTACATTGCATGTGTCCTTTTGTACATTAATTGTGGACATTTTCTTCCCTGTCCCCACAGGTTCAAACCATAAGGAGATCTCCCATACCCTGGACAACAAGCAGGGACAATGCCTTGATAACCTCAAGGTTTCATTGTCGGGAATAAACTACCAGGTACCAGGCTATAGGTTATCAAAGTGCTGAGTGTGTGTACCTGCACAGATGGTGGGATGAATAAATAACTCTGTCCTCCAAAATATGACTTGTTTCCTCAGAAACCTTTGAGTGACCATAACGACTCTTCACCTCACATCTCTGTGACCGAGAGTACTCCAGATGGGAACAGGAAACTTCCGTCACCAGTCAACCAATTAGATGTTCCCCCTCAGCGTGACCGCTCCAATACCATAAAGGTCCCTTCTATCCTATATTCATACAGCTTTAATTACTACAGACATCTCCTGCTGGATTGCTTATATAATTAAATGTCGCTTATCTCCATTTGGTCCAATCGTTATCACGCTGTTTTTGTCCAATAGTCAGAATCACCTGATGACCAGGCTAAGTTCATGAATATGATCAGCCATGGACAGCGAGGGCGCATGGACGAGCAGCGCTGTTGCTTGGACCCCAGCAAGAGTGCTCCCTGCACACCCAAAAACACAGACCGAAAGCTTGCAAGTTCAGGAAACACAGGTGAAGGATTGCTTCTTACTTACCATTTCCCCCACACAGATCCAGGTTCAGACAAGTTGCATTTTCATTCTTAAAGTTAATCATCTACATGTTACTAATTCACTTGGTTTTGTATTCCCTCTTCCCCAGGTCCAGATTCTGACATGTTCTTCAATCTCTTGGCCAACACCCAAAGCCACCGGCTCGATGACCAGCGAGTGTCTCTACAGCCGTTACCGGGattacagaaagaaaagaccACATCTCCCGCTGCAGGAGATTCAAGCTACCTGTGTTACATGGTCTCTAAAGTCCAGgtttgtcctttttattttcagaacaAAAAATCTGCAATTGGGGAAGGCATCAAAATTCTGTATTGACGTCAGctctgattttaaatgttcaaGTTATTCACTAGAATATTAacaaatattaaacaaataaaatatgatttgtaGGATGCTACAAAGCCACATGTCTAAACAGCCATAACTTAACAAAGCAGTGCAGTTTCTCATTTGTGGTTTGGATGTGCATCACTTCAAGGTTGTCATGGAAACGTATAACAATAAACATGTTATTATCTTAAGAACCGTTAACATGGGACTGATTTTTGTCATTTAGATGAGACCATCATTAaatgataatttaataattatcTGTTGGATTTTTTCATGATAAGAAAAGACCAGAAATGCTGAAAAGATCACAATATATTTTCAGGGTTCCAGAATGGAGGACCAAAGATGCTCGCTACCTCAAATCGTCAAGCCAGAGAAAAAGTCTTCTCCAAACAAGGATATGTCTAGTTCTGGTTCAGGTCCTCCACGCTCAGCCTCTTTCAGCCCTGGCTCAGACGTAGAACGACCAAAGAGTAAAGATAAAGCATCTCAAAAACAGGTAAattgacatttgaaaacaacatgGCAAAATGTTTGCAATCTGAATGTTCATTTGTCTTtgcatgtattttttcttcCACATCTAGGACTTGACTGGCACTGAACAGGAtgatttatttaacttaatGAGTCATTTCCAGCGCGGAAAAATGGATGAGCAGCGATGTGTCTTAAATGCTAGTCCTCGGGCCACACCCAAACACAAGCCCAGTCAGAGCACCGTGCCCACAGGTTAGAGTCCAAACATGTTTGCCTTCCtattaatagtaatagtaatggTTTATATGTGTGCTCATTTGACTGTCTGTCTTTTCACCATCCCAGGTCCAGATTCTGAAAAGTTTTTCAGCCTGCTGGCCAACTCTCAAGGCCGACGGCTTGATGATCAGCGAGTGTCTCTTCTTTCATTGCCAGGGATACAAAATGGGGGTAGCACATCAACATCGAGTGCTGCAGAGAGGGATGCAAGCCACTTGTGTTACATGGTCTCCAAACATCAGGTTGGCCTCATACTGCATGTGATGTAAAAACCAATGcgaaaaaatgtaattattctTGTTAATTTAGTCTCACAATGTGTTGTGCATCTACAGAATATGTTTAAGAATAAGCCCAACCACTTTGATCCATCTGTACAACGGTGACTTGTATTTTACACTCACAGGGGTCAAGGATGGATGAACAGCGATGCTCTGCACCTCAGATCTTGCACAATCCTGGGACCCAAGCTACTCAGCACAAAGATCGTCCCAATTCAGACACATCTGATAAAACTCTGCAGAGGTCTACCTCATTAAGCCGTGCCAAAACCGCCCAAGATCAGCAGGTGAGATGCTGCTTAATACACAGCTCATAGTTTTGAACCATTCGACTGTCATGGTCCCGTGTTCTTTTTACTAAGGCCACGTCCACActaatacactttatttttaaaaacgcATCACCTGGCGTCCACACAACTCTGGAATTATTGAgttttggaaacactgctggcccTGGGCTGTGTTCTGGTATGGATGTCAGACACTTTTAGAAATGATGACGAAGACGCACACGTGTTTCCAGATAGATTCCGATCAGTCACAACATGAATgagtgcaacaaaaaaaaagcaagttACATTTGTAGCTAACACTTTCCTAAAAGTTCCCCCTTGTcattacattaaaataacatgGGATAGATAGGAAAGctcattttcctcattttaaagaacaaaagTTATTTCATGCTGATTAATTCGAGTCTTGTGAGCCTCTTTTGCGCAACTTGTGATTTGTACGACTGctcatgtcttttctttcctcaaaaTTTTTTAGCAGGCCGGCCCCGCTGAGCAGGACAAGTTTCTCAATATGATTAGTCATGCACAAGGCGGACGTATGGATGAGCAGCGTTGCTCTTTACAACCAAGCAGAAGCACACCtgccacacccacacacaatgGAAGCTCTTTAAATAATGGGCCAACAGGTCAGAAATGGCACACAAGGCACGTGGGTCAAGAATGTGTTTTATGCGTTAGACGTCACAGAAATAACTCTTGACTCTTTGCAACAGGTGCAGAGGCTGATGCATTCTTCAAAATCCTTACCTCCAGTCAGGGGCGACGGCTAGACGATCAACGTGTTGCCCTTCCTCGCTTGCCGGGGATAAGTGGGAATTCTGAACGAAAAGAAAGTACAAAGGTTGAAATCCCAGTAAGAGACACCACATTTAATTATTGGTGGTGTGGAAGTAAAGCATATTGCCAAATATTGCTAAATATAGCACGTTGTCATTTTTATGTCACACTTCCAGAATAGTTGTATGCAGGTTGTGACGTGACACATTCCTTTGACAAACAAAACTCTAACTCATGGCAGAAACATCATGCCATATTATTCTTCGGAGCATCTTTAGGGCTCGATTACATGGATCTCAACTCTAGAACTATGGACACACATCTGTAATCTCTGTAGAGAAGCATGCTAACACAGCAATATTTGCCTTACACTTAGCCTTTAACCCACATTAACCTCAAAAGAAGTCACAGCTATTATTATGAAATACTTGACAGCTCAATTGcctattgttttcatttttcttgtaAGGCCTGTCCTCCACTCATCACCGTGGCTGAAAGTACACCAACTACACCGAGGAAGAGCTGTTCCAGACCAACCACTCAACCCCAAATGGTCAATGC is a window from the Hippoglossus hippoglossus isolate fHipHip1 chromosome 8, fHipHip1.pri, whole genome shotgun sequence genome containing:
- the LOC117766603 gene encoding uncharacterized protein LOC117766603, whose product is MAAAEMDSNAEATSNVLKSPEQDEIMNIMSLSQRGRMDEQRCTLSPAKTAQIKTTPAGSNHKEISHTLDNKQGQCLDNLKVSLSGINYQKPLSDHNDSSPHISVTESTPDGNRKLPSPVNQLDVPPQRDRSNTIKSESPDDQAKFMNMISHGQRGRMDEQRCCLDPSKSAPCTPKNTDRKLASSGNTGPDSDMFFNLLANTQSHRLDDQRVSLQPLPGLQKEKTTSPAAGDSSYLCYMVSKVQGSRMEDQRCSLPQIVKPEKKSSPNKDMSSSGSGPPRSASFSPGSDVERPKSKDKASQKQDLTGTEQDDLFNLMSHFQRGKMDEQRCVLNASPRATPKHKPSQSTVPTGPDSEKFFSLLANSQGRRLDDQRVSLLSLPGIQNGGSTSTSSAAERDASHLCYMVSKHQGSRMDEQRCSAPQILHNPGTQATQHKDRPNSDTSDKTLQRSTSLSRAKTAQDQQQAGPAEQDKFLNMISHAQGGRMDEQRCSLQPSRSTPATPTHNGSSLNNGPTGAEADAFFKILTSSQGRRLDDQRVALPRLPGISGNSERKESTKVEIPACPPLITVAESTPTTPRKSCSRPTTQPQMVNAASGLPRSASFTPETEYQKNLNSPAQVTVRVSMSFTPQQGQENAVQQYTFQRSSSL